One Ficedula albicollis isolate OC2 chromosome 26, FicAlb1.5, whole genome shotgun sequence DNA segment encodes these proteins:
- the GPR61 gene encoding probable G-protein coupled receptor 61 → MEPFLPSPWGWNGSRGGSRPPNGSAEAKPKDTASKSVGLFFMVLLDLTAIVGNAAVMTVIAKTPALRKFVFVFHLCLVDFLAALTLMPLEMLSGSAVFESPGLGEAVCRVYLFLSVCLTSMCILSISTVNVERYYYVVHPLRYEVRMTAGLVAGVLAGVWLKAVATSLVPVLGWLSPEGGRPPAPGAHGCSLQWSRGPSCKVFVVFFAAFYFVLPLLIIVVVYCGMFKVARVAAMHHGPPPTWMETPRRRSASLSSRSTMVTTSGAPRTTPQRMFGGGKAAVVLLAVGGQFLFCWLPYFSFQLYTALSTRPLAGPAAETVVTWLGFCCFTSNPFFYGCLNRQIRGLPSREGSIEENFLQFLQSTGRPPAPPSPERDLPPVDFRIPGQIEEEAAEGMEWGGGSGVLVPVAGSAKAGL, encoded by the exons ATGGagcccttcctgccctcccCGTGGGGCTGGAACGGCTCTAGAGGGGGGTCCCGGCCCCCCAACGGCAGCGCCGAGGCCAAGCCCAAGGACACGGCCTCCAAGTCGGTGGGGCTGTTCTTCATGGTGCTGCTGGACCTCACGGCCATCGTGGGCAACGCCGCCGTCATGACGGTCATCGCCAAGACGCCGGCGCTGCGCAAGTTCGTCTTCGTGTTCCACCTGTGCCTGGTGGATTTCCTGGCTGCCCTGACGCTGATGCCGCTGGAGATGCTGTCGGGCTCGGCCGTGTTCGAGAGCCCGGGGCTGGGCGAGGCCGTGTGCCGCGTCTACCTGTTCCTCAGCGTCTGCCTCACCTCCATGTGCATCCTCTCCATCTCCACCGTCAACGTGGAGCGCTACTACTACGTGGTGCACCCGCTGCGCTACGAGGTGCGGATGACGGCGGGGCTGGTGGCCGGAGTGCTGGCCGGCGTGTGGCTCAAGGCTGTGGCCACCTCGCTGGTGCCGGTGCTGGGCTGGTTGTCCCCCGA ggggggccgcccgcCGGCGCCCGGCGCTCACGGCTGCTCCTTGCAGTGGAGCCGCGGGCCATCCTGCAAGGTCTTTGTGGTCTTCTTCGCCGCCTTCTACTTCGTCCTGCCCCTCCTCATCATCGTCGTGGTCTACTGCGGCATGTTCAAGGTGGCGCGGGTGGCGGCCATGCACCACGGCCCGCCGCCCACCTGGATGGAGAC gccgcgccGGCGCTCGGCGTCCCTCAGCAGCCGCTCCACCATGGTCACCACCTCGGGCGCTCCTCGGACCACCCCGCAGAGGATGTTTGGCGGGGGCAAGGCGGCCGTCGTGCTGCTGGCCGTGGGCGGCCAGTTCCTCTTCTGCTGGTTGCCCTACTTCTCCTTCCAGCTGTACACAGCGCTGAGCACTCGGCCCTTGGCCGGGCCGGCGGCCGAGACTGTGGTCACCTGGCTGGGGTTCTGCTGCTTCACCTCCAACCCCTTCTTCTACGGCTGCCTCAACCGGCAGAtcc gggggctgccgaGCCGCGAGGGCTCCATCGAGGAGAACTTCCTGCAGTTCCTCCAGAGCACCGGGCGCCCACCAGCGCCCCCGAGCCCCGAGCGGGACCTGCCCCCCGTGGATTTCCGCATCCCGGGGCAGATCGAGGAGGAGGCGGCGGAGGGGATGGAGTGGGGCGGGGGCAGCGGGGTGCTCGTGCCCGTGGCGGGCTCTGCCAAAGCGGGGCTGTAG